One window of Mixophyes fleayi isolate aMixFle1 chromosome 3, aMixFle1.hap1, whole genome shotgun sequence genomic DNA carries:
- the LOC142143732 gene encoding dysbindin-like translates to MTARSQGHPMLQTQASSTQHLRERQRFFEDVLSHDVDMYYPQIHRLNERWRPPLDSVSSMEVNIDSLELSEPLDINELESSDAFLQSDEPMSPLVSPADFQGIDYFRLRFPFSPTSGQQYPAHDGDTTDSPEETAHVQSKDRNVTPDPPHNDHKTPLSETQ, encoded by the exons ATGACAGCAAGATCCCAG GGGCACCCCATGCTGCAGACCCAGGCTTCCAGCACCCAGCACCTGAGGGAGCGGCAGCGCTTCTTTGAAGATGTCTTGTCGCATGACGTGGACATGTATTACCCACAGATTCACCGGCTCAATGAGCGCTGGAGGC CTCCTCTTGACAGTGTGTCCTCAATGGAAGTGAATATCGACTCTTTGGAATTGTCAGAACCACTGGACATTAATGAGCTGGAATCCAGTGATGCATTTCTACAGTCCGATGAGCCCATGAGTCCTTTAGTTTCTCCAG CTGATTTCCAGGGAATCGACTATTTTAGGCTCCGCTTCCCTTTTTCTCCTACTTCTGGCCAGCAGTATCCAGCACATGATGGTGACACTACAGACAGTCCAGAGgaaactgcacatgtgcagtccaAAGATCGCAACGTCACTCCGGATCCTCCACACAATGACCACAAGACACCCTTGTCTGAGACACAATGA